From the Bacillus tuaregi genome, one window contains:
- a CDS encoding cytosine deaminase → MIIKNATLRGTTGLWNIVMTDSIIAKITQDTDLETGNHEIIDAAGSLVLPPFIDPHIHLDTTLTAGEPKWNQSGTLFEGIQRWSERKESLTFEDVKTRAKTALKWQLAQGIQHVRTHVDVTDPTLTALKAMLEVKEEMSPYVDLQLVAFPQEGILSYPNGTELLEESLKMGADAVGGIPHFEFTREYGVDSMKIAFDLAEKYDRLVDIHCDEIDDEQSRFVEVVAKEAFERGYGARTTASHTTAMGSYNDAYTYKLFRLLKLSEINFVSNPLVNMHLGGRFDTYPKRRGLTRVKELLEAGMNVSFGHDDIFDPWYPLGTGNMLQVLHMGIHASQLMGYEQIVNSIDLITANSARTMHIEERYGIEEGKPANLIVLSAENEYEAIRKQATVTCSIRNGQVIAKTEPAQTTIKLGQKEEKVNFTK, encoded by the coding sequence ATGATTATTAAAAATGCAACGCTTCGAGGAACAACTGGACTATGGAATATCGTGATGACGGACAGTATCATTGCGAAAATAACGCAGGATACGGATTTAGAGACTGGAAATCACGAAATCATCGATGCGGCGGGTTCTCTCGTCCTTCCCCCTTTTATTGATCCGCATATTCACCTTGATACAACGCTAACAGCAGGTGAACCGAAATGGAATCAGAGCGGTACGCTTTTTGAAGGTATTCAAAGATGGTCCGAGCGAAAAGAATCACTAACGTTTGAGGATGTAAAAACGAGAGCGAAAACGGCCTTGAAATGGCAGCTAGCCCAAGGAATTCAGCATGTTCGGACACATGTCGATGTAACGGACCCAACCTTAACGGCGTTAAAAGCGATGCTTGAGGTAAAAGAAGAAATGTCACCATATGTCGACCTTCAGCTTGTCGCTTTCCCGCAGGAAGGAATTCTCTCCTACCCGAATGGTACAGAGCTTTTAGAGGAGTCGTTAAAAATGGGTGCAGATGCAGTCGGCGGCATCCCCCACTTTGAATTTACGCGCGAATACGGTGTCGATTCTATGAAAATCGCGTTTGATTTGGCGGAAAAATATGATCGTTTAGTCGATATTCACTGTGATGAAATTGATGATGAACAGTCACGCTTTGTTGAGGTGGTTGCAAAGGAAGCCTTCGAACGTGGATATGGTGCCCGCACGACGGCCAGTCATACAACGGCAATGGGCTCCTATAATGATGCCTACACGTATAAGCTATTCCGTCTGTTGAAGCTGTCGGAGATTAACTTTGTTTCCAACCCGCTTGTCAATATGCATTTAGGCGGTCGCTTTGATACGTACCCAAAACGCAGAGGTTTAACGCGAGTAAAAGAATTGCTTGAGGCTGGAATGAATGTCAGCTTTGGTCATGATGATATCTTTGACCCATGGTATCCACTAGGAACCGGCAACATGCTGCAGGTCTTGCATATGGGTATTCACGCCTCACAATTGATGGGCTATGAGCAGATTGTGAACTCAATTGACCTCATCACAGCGAACAGCGCCAGAACAATGCATATCGAGGAGCGCTACGGAATCGAAGAAGGCAAACCAGCCAACCTGATTGTGCTTTCGGCCGAAAACGAATACGAAGCCATCCGCAAGCAAGCAACCGTCACGTGCTCAATTCGAAACGGCCAAGTAATCGCCAAAACCGAACCAGCACAAACAACCATCAAACTCGGACAAAAAGAAGAAAAAGTAAACTTCACCAAATAA
- the codB gene encoding cytosine permease: protein MENKDLEFSLSPVPASHRNGFWKILAVMLGLTFFSASMWAGGTLGNGLSFTTFILVVLAGNLLLGIYTGALAHISAKTGLSTHLLTKYAFGVKGSYLSSFLLASTQVGWFGVGVAMFAVPVHKATGINLYLLIVLAGMLMTLTAIYGMKALAILGMVAVPAITVLGSYSVFEATEKIGGMEGLMAYQPIQGLGIAAALTICIGSFVSAGTLTPDFTRFAKTSKSAVTATVIAFFLGNSLMFLFGAVGAMTYGKADISDVMFLQGLILPAIIVLGLNIWTTNENALYASSLGYTTITKWNKNKIVVFNGVLGTVAAMWLYNNFTGFLTVLGSALPSIGAIIIADYFFLNRGKYTSFEKMEFKSVNWMAIAAWVGGVAAAELVPGIAPVNGLIGSIILYVALMKSAPLFAPKSVRKLNEKVS, encoded by the coding sequence ATGGAAAACAAGGATTTAGAATTCTCATTATCGCCTGTACCAGCATCACACCGGAATGGATTTTGGAAAATACTCGCGGTCATGCTTGGATTGACCTTCTTCTCAGCAAGCATGTGGGCTGGGGGAACGCTTGGAAATGGACTCAGCTTCACAACCTTTATCCTCGTCGTACTGGCAGGAAATCTATTACTTGGTATTTATACCGGAGCCCTTGCCCATATCTCAGCAAAAACAGGCTTATCGACACATCTTTTAACCAAATATGCTTTTGGCGTAAAAGGATCCTATCTATCTTCTTTCCTGCTGGCATCTACACAGGTCGGCTGGTTCGGTGTTGGTGTCGCGATGTTTGCCGTCCCTGTGCATAAAGCAACCGGCATTAATTTATATCTGCTTATTGTACTCGCAGGAATGCTGATGACCTTAACAGCGATTTACGGAATGAAAGCTCTAGCCATACTTGGAATGGTAGCCGTACCTGCCATTACCGTTCTTGGAAGCTACTCTGTTTTTGAAGCAACGGAAAAAATCGGCGGGATGGAAGGCTTAATGGCCTATCAGCCGATCCAAGGCTTAGGAATTGCCGCTGCCTTAACGATTTGTATCGGCTCTTTCGTCAGCGCCGGTACTTTAACACCAGACTTTACCCGCTTTGCCAAAACATCGAAGTCTGCCGTAACGGCAACCGTGATTGCCTTTTTCTTAGGAAATTCGTTGATGTTCTTGTTCGGTGCTGTCGGCGCGATGACTTACGGCAAAGCCGATATCTCCGATGTGATGTTTTTACAAGGGCTAATTTTACCAGCGATTATCGTCCTTGGACTGAATATTTGGACAACAAACGAAAATGCCTTATATGCTTCAAGCTTAGGCTACACAACGATTACAAAGTGGAATAAAAATAAAATCGTTGTCTTCAACGGTGTTCTTGGAACGGTAGCAGCGATGTGGCTCTACAACAACTTTACTGGCTTCTTAACGGTGCTGGGTTCCGCTCTTCCATCCATCGGGGCGATTATTATTGCAGATTACTTTTTCTTAAATCGCGGGAAATATACTAGCTTTGAAAAAATGGAATTTAAATCAGTCAATTGGATGGCGATTGCCGCCTGGGTTGGCGGTGTTGCCGCTGCAGAATTAGTACCAGGCATTGCGCCGGTGAATGGGCTTATTGGGTCAATCATCCTTTATGTAGCGCTTATGAAAAGTGCACCGTTATTCGCACCAAAGTCTGTACGTAAATTAAATGAAAAGGTGAGTTAA
- a CDS encoding Hsp20 family protein — translation MVERKKNEENDHFGELMRPFNQFFNEKPVKGFLQQIDELFHKPFFLASSFNVDVTETEKEYLIKAELPGIKREQIDIDILNHYVTISVQSSESLTEEDENHDVVRKQHSMQRSSRTIPLPQPINEKTVKASYDDGLLQIIVPKQKGKKIYLE, via the coding sequence ATGGTGGAGCGTAAGAAGAATGAGGAAAATGATCACTTTGGAGAGTTAATGAGACCTTTTAATCAGTTTTTCAATGAGAAACCGGTAAAGGGATTTCTACAGCAGATAGATGAGCTGTTTCATAAGCCGTTCTTTTTAGCTTCTTCATTCAATGTGGATGTTACCGAAACGGAAAAGGAATACCTGATAAAGGCTGAGCTTCCGGGAATCAAGCGTGAACAAATTGATATTGATATTTTGAATCATTACGTAACCATCTCCGTACAATCATCTGAGTCTTTAACAGAGGAGGATGAGAATCACGATGTGGTAAGAAAACAGCATTCGATGCAGCGGTCGAGCAGAACCATTCCACTGCCACAGCCAATCAATGAAAAAACAGTCAAAGCTAGCTACGATGACGGTCTGCTCCAAATTATCGTACCGAAGCAAAAAGGAAAGAAAATTTACTTAGAATAG